GCAATCGCCTACTCAATATCTTGTTCATTTGTAACTACTCATAAAGTACTTGAAGGGGAAACAGCGATCGCAATCTTTTGGCATTCTAGATATTACGTCAGCGTTTCTGGCAGACACAACTAAGATGTCATTTGTTATGCAACCTCCTCTGGCTCTTGCAGGCTTAAATATTCTCGTAGTTGAGGATGATGATGATATTCGCTTTTTCATTACTACGGTATTGGAAGTAGATGGAGCTACAGTCATGGCAGTAGCATCGGCAGCAGCAGCCAAGAAAGTATTACCTGAATTGCAACCCGATGTCTTGATTTGTGATATTGGTTTGCCTGACGAAGATGGCTACAGCTTAATCCGCAAAATTCGTGCGCTCAAATCAGATATGGGTGGAGGAGTCTTAGCTATTGCTTTAACGGCCTATGGAGATAGTGAGAATCGTATCCGCGCTTTGGAAGCTGGTTTTCATACTCATGTATCTAAACCAGTTGCTCCAGAAGAACTAGTTGAAATCGTTGCTAGTTTAGTAGCTTCTTGCAATTGGTAATTGTGGAGCAGATTATAGCGCTTCTCATTATTGCAATACACTTTGACCTGAAGGACAGGGTAAGGTTTCAAAGGCTTTTGGTTGGATAATCAGATAATTTGTATTTACTGGCGTAGCCTATGCTAATACAAGCTATCTTTCAAGACAAACTCACCTTGGATTGTTAACGGTGAAGCAGCGCTGCGGGAGGGTTTGCCTCCGCAGGCGAATAACCGGGGAACCCCAGCAACGTGCTGGTTCGGAAACCCGTCTTCTCCTAACGGAGACCAAGGTTAACTCTTCCTGGAATCACCAGTTGCTACAACACGGCAAACCCGGACACCAGTCGTTTATGGGGGAAATCCCTTCTTCGATAGGAGAAGGCGCTAGCCTCTCCCAAAGGGCTACCGTGTACACACAAGTCAAAATATCGAATTCGGGTGGTCGTTTATCGAATTCGGGTGGTCGTTTATCGAATTCGGGTAGTCGTTTATTGAATTCGGGTGGTTGTTTATCGAATTCGGGTGGTCGTTTATCGAATTCGGGTAGTCGTTTATTGAATTCGGGTGGTTGTTTATTGAATTCGGGTGGTTGTTTATTGAATTCGGGTGGTCGTTTATCGAATTCGGGTGGTCGTTTATCGAATTCGGGTGGTCGTTTATTGAATTCAAGCAGTGGTTATAAGCTAATGAGCATTTAAGTTGCATAAAATCAGGGCTTTAGCCCTTACTACAAGCGAATCAGTCTGGAAAAACGAATGGCGATTAGCTTACCATTTCACGAAATTCTTGATACACATCACTTTTCTTGCTTCCCCTGCTTCCCCTGCCTCCCCTGCCTCCCTGCCTCAAGAGCCTCAAGAGCTTGCCCATGTATATCAACCTTAAAGTGAGACGGTATTAGGGTGGGGTAAAACCCAGATTCTTGAGCAACTTCAGACTTGTGTGTACACCGTAGCCCAAAGGGAGAAGACCGCGCTGGCTCCCCAACGCACTTGCTCCGCTATATTAAAATTTCTTAACATAGCTGTAAATCTTAGTACCGACTTACTTGTTTTCAGTTTAATTATCTATATTGGCTGACTACAATATATTCGAGTCCTGAAGCCAAATTCTAAGATAGATAAAGCAAGAATCAAGCTTGGACTGTATTCTCGATAAAGCATAAAAATTAAGATATCAAAATAGCGGAAGATGAATATACAAACCCAATTCCTGTTAATAGAAATAATAACATCAGTAAGTGATGATTCACTTATTGATTGGCAATCACAAAACCTGATAAAGTTATTAGTATTTATTTTTATTGCATTTGTAGTATTAGCTATAAAATTTATTAGCAATAAAAATGAATATGCTGTTCTTTTTGGTTTTTTGTTAACACTTATGTATATTATTTTTTTAATAATGGAATAGTAATTGTTTTAAAGCTCAACGTTGAGGGAGCTAGTGCGATAACGGCAAAAGGGGTAGCTGTATGGCTGATGGTTGTCTTGCTTTGGATAGAATACTAAGGACGATCACATGATTCCATTGGGTTTTAGCTCAACCTAATATTCAGGCAAGTTATTCACAGCAATTAAGAATAAGAATCTCCAGAGCGATCGCAGTTTTTTAAATGCTGATTTGTTATCTTTTTGTCTGGTCTAAATTATTTATAATAAACCAAATACCCGACTTTTTTGAAAAATTGCGTATCTATGAATTTCAACTTTCACAAATAAAATAGGATTGCCGTAACACTGCAATTGCATTGGTATCGTTCAGCTTTCATCCCAAGGCCCAAGTCTATGGGTAAAAGTCTCCTGCTATACTTTATTTCTATATTTATATAATTTTCAGTAGCATAGGGGTGCATTCCATTGGTTCAACAACCAGAATTCCAGGAAAGTTCGTCGATGCAGGCAATCCAGCGTGTACTGGGAAGTTTGAGCAATTACCGATGGATTTCGCTGGGAGCATTGGTCAGCCTATTGCTTTTGACAGTCGCCAATGCGGTTACTCCTCAATTATTTCGGTGGGGAATTGATCGCGGCATTGTCAAACAAGATTTACAAATAGTACTTTACAGCGCGGGCTGGATGGTAGCTGCGGCGATCGCTCGCGGTGTATTTAACTTTGGCCAAAGCTATTGGGCAGAAGCAGCCTCTCAAGGTGTCGCCTATGACCTGCGAAACAAGATTTTTAGCAAGATTCAAAATCTCAGTTTCAGCTATCACGACCAGTCACAGACATCGCAATTGCTAACCCGCGTCACCAGTGATATTGAGCAAATCCGTACATTTATCGGCACTAGCTTGATTCAGGTGATTGGTGCAGTTGTGACTTTGATGAGTATTGCAGTAATTTTACTGCTAATGAACTGGCAACTAGCGCTGATTACACTAACGGTAGTGCCGATAGCTGGATGGTTAATGGCGCAATTTGTTAGCAAAAATAACAGACTGTTCCGGCAAGTACAAGATCAACTAAGTAACCTCAATGCTGTCTTGCAAGAGAACTTATTCGGGATAAGGGTAGTAAAAGCCTTCGTGCGCGAGTCAACCGAAAGGTCACGTTACACGAGCCTGAATGATGGGCTAGTCAAAGCAAACATGAAGACTATTAGCGCCATCCGCAACACCTTCCCGTTTATATTTTTGCTAAGTAATTTGGTGACAGTAGTAGTTTTCGGCTATGGGGGAGCGCAAGTAATTGGGGGTAGGTTCTCGATTGGCGAACTAGTAGCGTTTAACTCTTACCTAGCGTTAATTTTACAACCAATTTTGTTGATTGGATTTGCTGCACCCGCGATCGCTCAAGCCGCCGCCTCTGCCGAACGGGTATACGAAGTGGTAGATGCCAAGGTAGAAATTCGCGATCGCCCTAATGCCATCCCCTTTCAAACTTGTGGTGGTAGAATCACTTTTGAGAATGTCTCCTTCCGCTATCCGGGAGCGACAACCGAAGCCCTTAAAGAAGTTTCCTTTGAAACAAGACCTAACGAACTAATCGCCGTTCTGGGGATGACAGGTTCCGGGAAAAGCACAATTATGAACTTGCTACCCCGCTTTTACGATGTTACGAATGGAGCGATTCGGATTGATGGGCGAGATGTGCGGGATTTTACACTCAAAAGTTTAAGGTCTCATATTGGCATTGTATTCCAAGAAACCACACTGTTCTCCGGCACTATCCGGGAAAATATCGCCTATGCAAAGCCCGATGCCTCACTGGAGGAAGTGATTGAAGTTGCGAAAACCGCACAAATTCAAGATTTCATCTTCCAACTACCCGATGGTTATGAGACGATTGTAGGTGAACGTGGTATTGGCTTGTCTGGTGGACAAAAGCAACGGATTGCGATCGCCCGTACCTTACTCACCGATTACAGTATTCTGATTTTAGATGACAGTACCTCTGCTGTGGATGCCAAAACTGCTGCCCAGATTCAAGCCGCGTTGGATGGCATGATGCGCCGAAAAGCTTGTACAACTTTTGTTGTGGCTCAACGCATTAGTACCGTCAAAAATGCTGATCGGATTTTTCTCATCGATAAAGGACGATTGGCAGCACAAGGTACTCATGAGGAATTGATGCAAACAAGCCCGCTTTATGGTGCAATTTTGGAATCTCAGGTGAAGCAGAAGGAGAAAAAATAAACAATTCAAAATTCCAAACCCATTATTGGTTAATACGGTTGTAGAGACGTTGCAACGCAACGTCTCTACATAGATGAAATCTGTATTGTTCTAAAATCCTTCAATCCAAAACCCAAAATCTAAAATCCAAAATTGTTATGAGAGGTACAAGTCCAGTTGTTGCATCCGAGGAAAAAACGAGTCAACAACTCTCCACCCTGCAACGCTTTTTACAATACTTGCGACCCTATCGCAAAGAAATTCCGTTCGTCTTCACAATAGTATTGATTGGTGCTGCAACTCAAGCAATTGGGCCATTTATAATCGGCTGGTCTGTTGATCGCTTGATTGCACAAGGAAATTTACAGGGACTGCTGCTTGTATTAGGATTACTGGGGCTGAACTACGGACTTGGTGTTTGGGCATTTCGGATTCAAATTCTGCGAGTTGGCTGGATTATGCAGCGGTTGCTAGGTCAACTGCGGCAAGATATTTTTAATAAAATCCAGAGTTTGCCAATCAGCTTTTTTGATCGCAGCGAAGCAGGCGATTTAATGAGCCGCCTGCTGAATGATGTTAGTACTGTGAATCAGGCGTTTGGGCAAACGGTTTCTCAAATGCTAGGTAACATATTCGGTTTGGTCGGCATTATCATTGCTATGCTCTCGATCAATCTGCAACTCGGCTTGTTAAGCAACCTAGCTGTGCCACTGATGATTTTTACCACAAGCTTGTTCGCGCGTTGGGCAAGAGCTAGATTTCGCGTCACCCGACAGACGATTGGGGAACTTTCCGCCAAATTAGAAGAAGATATTGGCAGTGTGCGAGAAGCACAGGCATTTAATCGTGTACAGATGAATATCCAAGAATTCGACATTTTGAACGCCGCCAATCGCGATGCAAACGTCGAAGCCGTGGCAATTACCGCTGCATTTTTGCCATCTATCGATTTTCTCAACACTCTGGCTACCGCAGCTGTACTAGCCTATGGTGGCTATCTAGCTGTCACAGGAGCAGCAACAGTAGGTGTAGTAACCTCCTTTTTACTCTACGTTCAGCAATTCTTCCGCCCAATCCAAATTCTCAGCCAGTTTTACACCCAAGCTCAGTCTGCTTTTGCCGGATTAGAGCGGATCTTCTTGCTATTGGATGAACCGTCGCAGCTCAATGATGCACCTGATGCAATTGAAATGCCGCCTATTCAAGGTGAAGTCAGATTTGAGAACGTTAAGTTTGGCTATAACCCAAATCAACTGGTTCTCAAAGGAGTGAATTTGCACGCATATCCGGGACAGATGGTTGCGTTAGTTGGGCAGACCGGTTCGGGAAAAAGTACAATTATTAACTTGATTTTGCGCTTCTATGATGTCTCTAGTGGTGCAGTCAAAATTGATGGCATTGATGTGCGTAGTGTCACTCAAGCAAGTCTGCGGCGTCAGATTGGCATTGTCCTGCAAGATAATATTCTGTTTAGCGGTACTGTCGCCGAAAATATTGCCTTTGGCGTGCCATATGCCACCCAAGCCGATATCGAAGCAGCTGCTCATTTAGCAAATGTGCATGAGTTCATCACCTCGCTGCCACAGGGTTATACAACTCAATTGGGGGAACGCGGTGCGCCCCTCAGTCAGGGACAGCGACAACTGATCAGCATTGCCCGTGCAGTGTTGATTAATCCTCGAATTCTGATTCTTGATGAAGCGACCAGTAGTATTGATACTCGCACAGAAGCGCTGGTACAAACTGCGATCGCCCGCTTATTGCAAGGACGTACCAGCTTTGTGATTGCCCACCGTCTCAGCACGGTTACTCAGGCAGATCAAGTGTTAGTGGTTCAGCAAGGAGAAATTGTCGAGCAAGGCAGCCACGCAGAACTCATCAGTCAACAAGGTGTCTACGCAAACCTATATGCTCTCCAACTAGGTGCAACAACCACCAGTGTGTAATACTAATTCGTAATTCGTAATACTTCGGCTACCCTTCTCTACGAGACGCTATGCGAACGGCAAGCTCAGGGCATCGCGCTCAGTACAAGTTCGTAATTCGTAATTAAGAGGCATGAGATTTGATTAATTACTAATTCGTAATTCGTATTTTTTGGGTTGAATTCCTCTTATCTATATGTATATCCCAGATTCCGCAATACGGTTCGGTTAAGGGAAGAGACGCGATAAATCGCCGTCTCTACAAAAGACTGATTATTGTAAAGACGGCGATTTATCGCGTCTTTGTGATCTATAACTTTCATTAAAAAACCTTAACCGAACCGTATTGCCAGATTCCGCAGGTGCGATCATAAAAATACTGTATTTTTAAAAAGCATATGTGACGAAATGGAACTAATAGAGCAATATCAATAAGCTAATCGGCACGTAAGTTGCATAATAGAAAGATGAAGACGTTTCAAAGCAAAGATGCCACCACCAGCCAAGAACTTTTTAACGCCGTCACAAGTTAGTAAGCTACAACAAGCTCTGAAAGAGAGCGAGCAGCCACACGTCAGGGAAAGAATTCTCATTATTCTGCTACAGAATGATGGGAAACCACAATACGAGATTGCTAAATTTTTAGGTTGTTCGCATAGAACAGTAGCATATTGGTGTATGCACGGTGATCCTGATAATTTGGAAACTCTACATAATAAAAGAGAGGACGAATATTACCGAAAAGCTACGCCTGAATATATTGAACTGTTATTAAAAACTGTTGACCAAGAACCCTCAGATTTAGGGTATGAATTTGGAAAATGGACAGCAGAGCGACTAGCTACATATTTAACCGAAAAAACAGGAATTGATTTAAGTAGCTCTCAAGTAAGGAGGATATTAAAGCGAAAAAAGTATAGCTATATCTGGGCTAAGTATAACCTGGAAGATAAACAAAACCCAATAGAGAGAGCGAAGTTTAAAGAAAAACTTGCTCAATATTTATCAATAGCGCGAGAACAGCCAGAGCGTTTGCAGGTATGGTTTTGGACGTTAGCGTAGCGGGCGCGCGTACCCGCGCGACGAGTGGTTTTAGTTTACGCGTGATTCGTCGCAAGGGTTGGGGTAAAAAAGGAAAACGCAAGAATATTCCAGGACAACGACGTTGTGGTCGAGTAAACGTCATGGGAGCAATTCGAGAATTAGACCGGAAACGCGTATGCTTTTTTGTAAAAAAGGGAAATGCAGATATTTTTTATGAGCAATTACAACAATTAAATGAACTAATAAAACAAGAGTGGGTAAGTAAAGGAAATGTGGGTAAAGATTTCTCGAAGTATGGGCCAAAGATAATTTTAATTTTAGACAATGCTAGTTTTCATAAACGCAAAGATATTCTAGCTAAAATATCCCAAGAGTTCCCGAATTTTATTTTAGAGTTCTTGCCTGCTTATAGCCCTGACTATAACATTATCGAATTAGTTTGGCATTCATGTAAAGAATATATTGCTCATCGCTTATTTAAATCAGTAGATGAATTACAAACACTGCTAGATAAGTTGTTGAATCAAGGCGAGTTAGTGATTAAGTGGCATCGGAAAATCAAACATAAAACTAATTTCAGCTATGTTGCAGCTTAAATGCTGATTAGCTTATTACGAATTAGCCTGAGTGGCTTCCCAGCCAATAATAGTAGTTTTACGCTCTATCCCCCAGCGATAACCACCCATATCGCCTGATTCACGAATCACCCGATGACATGGAATTAAGTAACCAATGGGATTATTACCTAATGCATTACCCACTGCTCTGACAGCATTTGGGTGACCAATTGCTTTAGATAAACCTTTGTAAGTTGTGATGCTCCCGAATGGTATTTTTAGCAGCCCACGCCAGACTTGAATTTGAAAGTTAGTTCCTTTAACAAATAAAACTAAAGGTTTACCGCTAGTTAATTTAGAAGTATTAAAAATGCGATCGCAAATTTCTTGAGTTACTTGCTGATCACGAACAATATCAGCTTTTGTCCACTCCTGATGAAGAATTTGTTCAGCATTTTCTGCATTCATCACATCTAAGAAATGCAGATTACAGATACCACGAGATGTTGTAGCAATTAGAGATTTTCCAAAAGTCGTGTCGTGAATGCCATAGTAAATTTGTAAACCAACCCCTCCTGACTTAAATTCACCAGGCGACATAGCTTCTAAATTGACAAATAAATCGTGTAAACGCCCCGGACTAGATAAACCTACATCCAACGTTAAATCTAAAAGGCTTTTTGTTTGGGCAATTTTCGATTTTGCATATTCAACTGTGAGATATTGCAAAAATCGTTTTGGGCTGATACCTGCCCACCTTGTAAATAACCGTTGAAAGTGGTATTCGCCCAAATGCACATACTGAGCTACAGTAGCCAAATCGGGTTGACTTAGATGATTTTCTCGCATAAATGCGATCGCTTGGGCAATTCGCTCATAGTCCTCACTACTGTAGACACTTAATTCTTTTATCGGATTTATGTTGGTCATTTAATTACACACCTAACATATACCCCCTCAATTTATCGGTTGTAAAGGTTCAATACCACCCGTTTCTTGCTATTGATTGCTCTATCCCAAAAACAACTTGTATGCTGGGTTCTGATTTTCATCCCAGTAACGATAGCCAAGGTTATCCAGAAATGCTTGCCACTC
This region of Nostoc sp. UHCC 0302 genomic DNA includes:
- a CDS encoding response regulator, with protein sequence MQPPLALAGLNILVVEDDDDIRFFITTVLEVDGATVMAVASAAAAKKVLPELQPDVLICDIGLPDEDGYSLIRKIRALKSDMGGGVLAIALTAYGDSENRIRALEAGFHTHVSKPVAPEELVEIVASLVASCNW
- a CDS encoding ABC transporter ATP-binding protein, coding for MQAIQRVLGSLSNYRWISLGALVSLLLLTVANAVTPQLFRWGIDRGIVKQDLQIVLYSAGWMVAAAIARGVFNFGQSYWAEAASQGVAYDLRNKIFSKIQNLSFSYHDQSQTSQLLTRVTSDIEQIRTFIGTSLIQVIGAVVTLMSIAVILLLMNWQLALITLTVVPIAGWLMAQFVSKNNRLFRQVQDQLSNLNAVLQENLFGIRVVKAFVRESTERSRYTSLNDGLVKANMKTISAIRNTFPFIFLLSNLVTVVVFGYGGAQVIGGRFSIGELVAFNSYLALILQPILLIGFAAPAIAQAAASAERVYEVVDAKVEIRDRPNAIPFQTCGGRITFENVSFRYPGATTEALKEVSFETRPNELIAVLGMTGSGKSTIMNLLPRFYDVTNGAIRIDGRDVRDFTLKSLRSHIGIVFQETTLFSGTIRENIAYAKPDASLEEVIEVAKTAQIQDFIFQLPDGYETIVGERGIGLSGGQKQRIAIARTLLTDYSILILDDSTSAVDAKTAAQIQAALDGMMRRKACTTFVVAQRISTVKNADRIFLIDKGRLAAQGTHEELMQTSPLYGAILESQVKQKEKK
- a CDS encoding ABC transporter ATP-binding protein, translated to MRGTSPVVASEEKTSQQLSTLQRFLQYLRPYRKEIPFVFTIVLIGAATQAIGPFIIGWSVDRLIAQGNLQGLLLVLGLLGLNYGLGVWAFRIQILRVGWIMQRLLGQLRQDIFNKIQSLPISFFDRSEAGDLMSRLLNDVSTVNQAFGQTVSQMLGNIFGLVGIIIAMLSINLQLGLLSNLAVPLMIFTTSLFARWARARFRVTRQTIGELSAKLEEDIGSVREAQAFNRVQMNIQEFDILNAANRDANVEAVAITAAFLPSIDFLNTLATAAVLAYGGYLAVTGAATVGVVTSFLLYVQQFFRPIQILSQFYTQAQSAFAGLERIFLLLDEPSQLNDAPDAIEMPPIQGEVRFENVKFGYNPNQLVLKGVNLHAYPGQMVALVGQTGSGKSTIINLILRFYDVSSGAVKIDGIDVRSVTQASLRRQIGIVLQDNILFSGTVAENIAFGVPYATQADIEAAAHLANVHEFITSLPQGYTTQLGERGAPLSQGQRQLISIARAVLINPRILILDEATSSIDTRTEALVQTAIARLLQGRTSFVIAHRLSTVTQADQVLVVQQGEIVEQGSHAELISQQGVYANLYALQLGATTTSV
- a CDS encoding methylated-DNA--[protein]-cysteine S-methyltransferase, encoding MTNINPIKELSVYSSEDYERIAQAIAFMRENHLSQPDLATVAQYVHLGEYHFQRLFTRWAGISPKRFLQYLTVEYAKSKIAQTKSLLDLTLDVGLSSPGRLHDLFVNLEAMSPGEFKSGGVGLQIYYGIHDTTFGKSLIATTSRGICNLHFLDVMNAENAEQILHQEWTKADIVRDQQVTQEICDRIFNTSKLTSGKPLVLFVKGTNFQIQVWRGLLKIPFGSITTYKGLSKAIGHPNAVRAVGNALGNNPIGYLIPCHRVIRESGDMGGYRWGIERKTTIIGWEATQANS